A window of Belonocnema kinseyi isolate 2016_QV_RU_SX_M_011 chromosome 10, B_treatae_v1, whole genome shotgun sequence genomic DNA:
CATGCGCATAATAGTGCGCAAGCGGTGGAACGCACCCCATAACCTCACATGTGGTCAGTTTGGCGCgaagtttaaatttgattttgatttcaaaatgtaCAGACAGGCTTTTAaccttgttttaatttttttaatctttacctGGCAACCGGATTAGCAAGAGCAGCAGTCATGCTAGCTCGATACGTTACGGTGATTAAAATTGCATAAAGCCACCAACAACCAATAAAAACTCTCAATGCAAATGCTTTTGGCAACATAGGAAGAGAAACTTGTAACAACATACTATAAGTATACAGCAAACTATTTTGGGGATCGGAAAAGAGATAAAGGCCTTCCATTTCTTCGTCTAATTTTTCTTTCAGAGGATTTCTCCCATTTTTGTTCATAATCTTAagtgctttttttgttttttctatatTCGGGCCCCCAATTTTGCAGAGTATTATCCTCTTTTCATAGAAGAGAGCAAAGAGGTAAATTATCATTCCTCCTATTAGAAGAGTCAGGATCACCAAAACCCAAGAGTATAATCTGAAAAATGTAGCACCAATATTCATAAATTGGAGGCTCTTAAAGCAGAACCgaacgagcgctcgagcagtatCCAGGAGTGGGGATGACGCGCAGAATCCGTTCTCTCTTCcgtcgcgttttctgcgcgtcatcccCACTGTTGGCTACTGCTCTAGCGCTCGTTCGGTTCTGCTTTCCGAGCcttcaattcaaaattcgttATGTTTAtgatgttgaaatttcaattaaattttgtcgACTGAggtcaattgaaaatttgagaagaatCTGATTACTTGAAAGGTAGAATTAATAGTTTCCAAGAATTTTCAGTTAACGATTCAGGAGTCAAAAAAgtcaaacattcaaaattatatgGCCAGGTTAAATCCATTATATTTAAATGACGAGGTGTGTAATGTAGATCCCCGAGATAAAAAGCTGCTTTCCGAGCAGCAGCTTCTCCCAAAAGTCCATTAGTTTCATTTTCACCAACAATTccccatttttcttcctttatattattcggtGCATAAAATAAAGGTTGGAAGTTGATCacttttgcaataattttcatCAGCTGTAATAAATATAGAATCCgtattttaccaataaaaaattaagtataatgTAATAAGGGGCAGTCTATATACTATGTtacaaatgggggggggggggcttgaaaAACTACgactaaaaacattattttgttcgcaatttatctcgtttggttgaaaaagttacatacttgtttaaattttaactactttattaaaaaaaaatctttccttttaattaaaaaaaaattgatattaaaaaatgtacaaacttCGAATTCTAATCCCAAAGCTTGAGAAGTTTTTTTTGAGACATCATTGTAAAAATCTTCTGCAATTTTCGTCACTGCTGGTATGTGCTGAAATACGGCCACCctgagaaaatatatatttaattttcaattaaaattttctatattaataattagtttagtaagtttaacttttaattttatttatttaaatgtttaatttgctGACCGTAAAcgtttattttgaagattttttattttgtggggAAAATGATTAACACCATATCGAAATCTTCCACGATAGAAAGAATCAATATATCTTGTTTGAACGAGTCCTTTTATTTTCGCAggataataaattgtatttaaatcatACCATTCCTGAAATATTTGTTTTCCAGAACGTCTTTTAAATGCAGTATATCGTCGAATAAAAATTACGTTTATCAATCTGTTCCAAAGATATTGCATTTCTGGATTTAATAATCGAAAATCATTCATTAGGATGAACATTCCTCTGGTATCAATATAACGCTgactaaaataatactttattaatttttattgatattttgcgGGTCGTTAAAACATTACGTCGcgctattttgaaa
This region includes:
- the LOC117181097 gene encoding ionotropic receptor 21a; translated protein: MDQFCLRQENQQLRNLIERMIEEVEERIKCIVYIADSYYRKFINFGQIRVSNIFPIYQLRIRDSEEFSPPRNRVISILKKSRDAACNLYIFLIANGLQNLELIQFAEHQRYIDTRGMFILMNDFRLLNPEMQYLWNRLINVIFIRRYTAFKRRSGKQIFQEWYDLNTIYYPAKIKGLVQTRYIDSFYRGRFRYGVNHFPHKIKNLQNKRLRVAVFQHIPAVTKIAEDFYNDVSKKTSQALGLEFELMKIIAKVINFQPLFYAPNNIKEEKWGIVGENETNGLLGEAAARKAAFYLGDLHYTPRHLNIMDLTWPYNFECLTFLTPESLTENSWKLLILPFKLYSWVLVILTLLIGGMIIYLFALFYEKRIILCKIGGPNIEKTKKALKIMNKNGRNPLKEKLDEEMEGLYLFSDPQNSLLYTYSMLLQVSLPMLPKAFALRVFIGCWWLYAILITVTYRASMTAALANPVARITIDTVEQLAKTPIIVGSWGYEKKEFFLSSEDQNLQKVGRRFEMIGNQEDALARVAKGRFCYYENIFVLREARVSRQVLEAELKKHAIERHENVATDRDLHVMKECVINMPVSLGLDKNSPLKPRVDKLVRRSVEVGLLQKWLKDVMEWSKITEMRQEHESEKALINFHKLQGALVALGIGYFFSLLALAGEMLHWKYIVMRNPLFDKYHLDVFYQKNSM